A genomic region of Drosophila kikkawai strain 14028-0561.14 chromosome X, DkikHiC1v2, whole genome shotgun sequence contains the following coding sequences:
- the SmydA-4 gene encoding SET domain-containing protein SmydA-8 — MPGRKKHHHRNGGHRTTTTNNNHQKDQKPRPAKEASPLPEQALPYRIEKSEIYGRYLVASRQLEPGELLITEEPLAIGPCVSGDPVCLGCYRPVTLASDQYRCPACAWPLCGPSCSGLNHRHGHTADECQLYGERKAAAGELLTDRAGPAEVRDLYELVMIVRILLLRQHDPEQFQLIARMESHTEERRKNAVLWQHYEEKVVQRLRQDWQLEDLPAEQVHEVCGILDVNCFEIGQNGSKARTLYPSAFLLAHDCRPNTAHTDDPRSYAILLRTSRRVREREALTLSYAYTLQGTLKRRSFMHEGKLFWCRCERCADPRELGSDCSALVCSACREGTVRALEPLEQAGDWACDRCPHRMGSEDLERLLDRINNDLESIDVHDIPGLEKFLLRYRNVLRPNHYLLLSAKYSLCQIYGRIEGYLLPEMSPEDITRKESYCREFLEIVDILDPGLTRLRGLIMYELHAPVMVLAQMGMQRGQISRQEFQRRLKEVVKLLQTSRDILCLEPEGSTEHAMGMAAADALIKMGC, encoded by the exons ATGCCGGgaagaaaaaaa CACCATCACCGGAATGGCGGCCAcaggacaacaacaacaaacaacaaccacCAGAAAGACCAGAAGCCCAGGCCAGCCAAGGAGGCGAGTCCCTTGCCAGAGCAGGCGCTACCCTATCGTATTGAAAAATCTGAGATATATGGACGATATCTGGTGGCCAGTCGACAACTAGAGCCCGGCGAGCTGCTCATCACCGAGGAGCCATTGGCCATTGGACCCTGTGTGAGTGGCGATCCCGTCTGTCTGGGCTGCTACCGCCCGGTGACCCTTGCCTCAGATCAGTATCGCTGTCCCGCCTGTGCGTGGCCCTTGTGTGGCCCCAGCTGCTCTGGTTTGAACCATCGACATGGACACACTGCCGACGAGTGCCAGCTGTATGGAGAGCGAAAGGCAGCAGCTGGAGAACTGCTTACGGATCGCGCCGGTCCGGCGGAAGTGCGCGACCTATACGAGCTGGTGATGATCGTGCGCATCCTGCTGTTGCGCCAGCACGATCCGGAGCAGTTCCAGCTGATAGCCCGCATGGAGTCGCACACCGAGGAGCGCCGCAAGAATGCAGTACTCTGGCAGCACTACGAGGAGAAGGTGGTCCAGCGACTGAGACAGGACTGGCAGCTAGAGGATTTGCCCGCGGAGCAGGTTCATGAGGTGTGCGGGATACTGGATGTGAATTGCTTTGAGATCGGCCAGAATGGGTCCAAGGCGCGGACGCTATATCCGAGCGCCTTCCTGCTCGCGCACGACTGCCGTCCCAATACGGCGCACACGGACGATCCCAGATCCTATGCCATCCTGCTGCGCACCTCGAGGCGCGTGCGCGAGCGGGAAGCGCTGACGCTCAGCTATGCGTACACGCTGCAGGGCACCCTCAAGCGGAGGTCTTTTATGCACGAGGGGAAGCTGTTCTGGTGCCGCTGCGAGCGCTGTGCCGATCCCCGGGAGCTGGGCAGCGATTGCAGTGCTTTGGTCTGCTCTGCCTGCAGGGAGGGTACAGTGAGGGCATTGGAGCCACTGGAGCAGGCTGGCGACTGGGC TTGCGATCGCTGCCCTCATCGGATGGGCTCTGAGGATCTGGAGCGCCTGCTGGACCGCATCAACAATGACCTGGAGTCCATAGATGTCCATGACATTCCCGGACTGGAGAAGTTTCTCCTAAG ATATCGGAATGTCCTGCGACCCAACCACTATCTCCTGCTCTCGGCCAAGTACTCGTTGTGCCAGATATACGGCCGGATCGAGGGTTATTTGCTGCCGGAAATGTCGCCGGAAGATATTACCCGAAAGGAGAGCTATTGCCGAGAGTTTCTGGAAATCGTTGATATCCTGGATCCCGGTCTGACGCGTCTAAGGG GACTCATCATGTACGAACTGCACGCCCCTGTGATGGTTCTAGCCCAAATGGGCATGCAGAGGGGACAGATCTCACGCCAGGAGTTCCAGCGTCGGCTGAAGGAGGTGGTCAAGCTGCTCCAGACCAGCCGGGATATACTGTGCCTGGAGCCCGAGGGCTCAACCGAGCACGCAATGGGAATGGCAGCAGCCGATGCCCTCATTAAAATGGGTTGCTAG
- the LOC108084451 gene encoding uncharacterized protein CG1552 isoform X2 — protein sequence MYQLEKIWVLLCLALVGVLGFGQFHMKHYQLQRNYNTQEDSGENDNSVLRTFRRCMWEQSKFLPRRLVLLSLCSNLFCENNHIMPRSSCLDILPEQCEQGDEEELMYKPFPDCCPVYCNLKRRMQRLRTMHFRHRLLRDGSTGSTGSGSSTAGGDGPNNSLLSEFVYNNY from the exons ATGTACCAGCTGGAGAAGATTTGGGTCCTGCTGTGCCTGGCCCTTGTCGGCGTCCTTGGCTTTGGCCAGTTTCACATGAAGCACTACCAGCTGCAGCGTAACTACAATACGCAGGAGGATTCTGGCGAGAACGACAACAGCGTGCTGC GAACCTTCCGGCGCTGCATGTGGGAGCAGTCCAAGTTCCTGCCCCGCCGCCTTGTCCTGCTCAGCCTGTGCTCGAATCTGTTCTGCGAGAACAATCACATTATGCCCCGTTCCAG CTGCCTGGACATCCTGCCCGAGCAGTGCGAGCAGGGCGATGAGGAGGAGCTGATGTACAAGCCCTTCCCCGACTGCTGTCCGGTTTATTGCAACCTGAAGCGGCGGATGCAGCGCCTGCGCACCATGCACTTCCGTCATCGCCTGCTGCGCGACGGCTCCACGGGATCCACGGGCTCCGGATCCAGCACTGCCGGCGGCGATGGGCCCAACAATTCGCTGCTCAGTGAGTTTGTCTACAACAACTACTAG
- the LOC108084451 gene encoding uncharacterized protein CG1552 isoform X1 yields MYQLEKIWVLLCLALVGVLGFGQFHMKHYQLQRNYNTQEDSGENDNSVLRTFRRCMWEQSKFLPRRLVLLSLCSNLFCENNHIMPRSRSIFVVEKMSRPNDCLDILPEQCEQGDEEELMYKPFPDCCPVYCNLKRRMQRLRTMHFRHRLLRDGSTGSTGSGSSTAGGDGPNNSLLSEFVYNNY; encoded by the exons ATGTACCAGCTGGAGAAGATTTGGGTCCTGCTGTGCCTGGCCCTTGTCGGCGTCCTTGGCTTTGGCCAGTTTCACATGAAGCACTACCAGCTGCAGCGTAACTACAATACGCAGGAGGATTCTGGCGAGAACGACAACAGCGTGCTGC GAACCTTCCGGCGCTGCATGTGGGAGCAGTCCAAGTTCCTGCCCCGCCGCCTTGTCCTGCTCAGCCTGTGCTCGAATCTGTTCTGCGAGAACAATCACATTATGCCCCGTTCCAGGTCTATTTTCGTAGTGGAAAAAATGTCTAGGCCGAATGA CTGCCTGGACATCCTGCCCGAGCAGTGCGAGCAGGGCGATGAGGAGGAGCTGATGTACAAGCCCTTCCCCGACTGCTGTCCGGTTTATTGCAACCTGAAGCGGCGGATGCAGCGCCTGCGCACCATGCACTTCCGTCATCGCCTGCTGCGCGACGGCTCCACGGGATCCACGGGCTCCGGATCCAGCACTGCCGGCGGCGATGGGCCCAACAATTCGCTGCTCAGTGAGTTTGTCTACAACAACTACTAG
- the LOC108084460 gene encoding uncharacterized protein, translating into MAGPGSGSGPGSRSGSGSSSGSYTVSDSELVFDTDCDSGGGGGGGGGSCAYDCCAMADKSITETGASTTTVINTRRGTTTIAFILLLILCCLCDYNYGSWASQCWRKHNSGSIQTPDGEFKRPFGILCTYRCFLWFPPIYPYCEFIFDLRLSRHFTSFPDCYEIRCNETFSFFGKEPNY; encoded by the exons ATGGCAGGCCcaggctctggctctggcccAGGCTCACGTTCCGGCTCAGGCTCAAGTTCAGGCTCATATACAGTTTCAGATTCAGAGTTAGTTTTCGATACCGATTGCGATtccggcggcggtggcggtggcggtggcggcagTTGTGCTTACGATTGTTGTGCAATGGCCGATAAGTCGATAACCGAAACGGGAGCATCAACAACCACTGTAATAAATACTCGCAGAGGCACCACAACAATTGCATTTATATTGCTATTAATACTCTGCTGTTTATGTGATTACAACTATGGAA gCTGGGCATCGCAGTGCTGGAGGAAACACAACTCGGGCTCGATCCAAACGCCAGACGGTGAATTTAAGCGACCCTTTGGCATACTCTGCACATATCGCTGCTTTCTCTGGTTTCCGCCGAT TTATCCCTACTGCGAATTCATATTCGATCTGCGGCTGTCAAGGCACTTCACCTCCTTCCCAGACTGCTACGAGATTCGCTGCAACGAGACCTTCTCCTTCTTCGGCAAGGAGCCCAACTATTGA
- the LOC108084461 gene encoding uncharacterized protein produces MAKLVTYIFIVSSLVLWYLLLFGGRGGGIGGIRGVDATNGHGGQLEGRDFHHHGGSHHIRRNINHCWRRYDGYNLQNTVVNKKEQLKKPYGILCNFKCTWFFTVSFPTCEFIYDYKLSCVLFTSLPDCTSVKCTLLNYFE; encoded by the exons ATGGCCAAATTAGTGACTTACATCTTCATCGTCAGCTCGCTGGTGCTCTGGTACCTTTTGCTTTTCGGTGGCCGAGGCGGAGGCATCGGTGGCATCAGGGGCGTGGATGCCACCAACGGGCATGGGGGGCAGCTGGAGGGGCGAGATTTTCACCATCATGGCGGCAGTCATCATATTCGCC GTAACATCAACCACTGCTGGCGTCGCTACGATGGCTACAATCTGCAGAATACCGTTGTCAACAAAAAGGAGCAGCTGAAGAAGCCGTACGGCATTTTGTGCAACTTCAAGTGCACCTGGTTCTTCACCGTCAG CTTTCCCACTTGCGAGTTCATCTACGACTATAAGTTATCCTGCGTGCTGTTCACGTCACTGCCCGACTGTACCAGCGTCAAGTGTACGCTTCTAAACTACTTTGAGTAA